A part of Penaeus chinensis breed Huanghai No. 1 chromosome 6, ASM1920278v2, whole genome shotgun sequence genomic DNA contains:
- the LOC125026439 gene encoding calcineurin B homologous protein 1-like isoform X1 codes for MGNKSSLMLQEQDIREIQSETGFLPSQIERLYSRFTSLDKGDNGCLSREDFLRIPELAINPLGDRIVHAFFKESEGDRVNFCQFVRVLAHFRPIKRTQDNKLNAREEKLRFAFKMYDLDDDDRISREELLAVLHMMVGENISDEQLNSIAERTILEADRDGDQMISFEEFCTALERTDVEQKMSIKFLK; via the exons ATGGGAAACAAGAGCAGTCTTATGTTGCAGGAGCAGGATATCAGGGAAATTCAGTCCGAAACTGGAT TTTTGCCAAGCCAGATTGAACGGCTGTACAGCCGCTTCACCAGCCTGGACAAGGGAGACAATGGCTGTCTCTCAAGGGAGGATTTCCTTCGCATTCCGGAGTTGGCCATCAACCCACTTGGTGACCGAATCGTTCATGCTTTCTTTAAG GAGAGTGAGGGTGATCGTGTAAACTTCTGTCAGTTTGTACGTGTACTGGCTCACTTCCGTCCAATTAAGCGAACTCAGGATAACAAACTTAATGCACGAGAAGAGAAGCTGCGAT TTGCATTCAAAATGTACGACTTGGATGATGACGACCGAATCTCTCGTGAGGAGCTCCTTGCTGTACTACACATGATGGTCGGGGAAAACATAAG TGATGAGCAGCTAAACAGCATTGCAGAAAGAACCATCCTTGAGGCAGATCGCGATGGAGATCAGATGATCAGTTTTGAAGAATTTTGCACAGCTCTGGAGCGCACTGATGTGGAACAGAAAATGTCAATCAAGTTCCTCAAATAA
- the LOC125026439 gene encoding calcineurin B homologous protein 1-like isoform X2, which produces MVVRVLPSQIERLYSRFTSLDKGDNGCLSREDFLRIPELAINPLGDRIVHAFFKESEGDRVNFCQFVRVLAHFRPIKRTQDNKLNAREEKLRFAFKMYDLDDDDRISREELLAVLHMMVGENISDEQLNSIAERTILEADRDGDQMISFEEFCTALERTDVEQKMSIKFLK; this is translated from the exons ATGGTGGTCAGAG TTTTGCCAAGCCAGATTGAACGGCTGTACAGCCGCTTCACCAGCCTGGACAAGGGAGACAATGGCTGTCTCTCAAGGGAGGATTTCCTTCGCATTCCGGAGTTGGCCATCAACCCACTTGGTGACCGAATCGTTCATGCTTTCTTTAAG GAGAGTGAGGGTGATCGTGTAAACTTCTGTCAGTTTGTACGTGTACTGGCTCACTTCCGTCCAATTAAGCGAACTCAGGATAACAAACTTAATGCACGAGAAGAGAAGCTGCGAT TTGCATTCAAAATGTACGACTTGGATGATGACGACCGAATCTCTCGTGAGGAGCTCCTTGCTGTACTACACATGATGGTCGGGGAAAACATAAG TGATGAGCAGCTAAACAGCATTGCAGAAAGAACCATCCTTGAGGCAGATCGCGATGGAGATCAGATGATCAGTTTTGAAGAATTTTGCACAGCTCTGGAGCGCACTGATGTGGAACAGAAAATGTCAATCAAGTTCCTCAAATAA